In Kitasatospora viridis, a single window of DNA contains:
- a CDS encoding MupA/Atu3671 family FMN-dependent luciferase-like monooxygenase has protein sequence MDFSLFCFAHDGTGDTRRIPYDLLLEAARLADRHGFAAVWAPEPHFHPFGGLRPNPAQAAAAVAAVTERVEIRAGSVVGPDYDLTRFAQEWATVDNLSGGRVALSFGPGWPGPDFVLAPEDYPQRREALMRTLGTVRQLWHEGATGTGADRIFPAPVRPEVPVWLTSAGSAGSFREAGELGVGVLTHLLCQSLEELAEKTAVYREAYTGTGAPRVALLLPALLGPDRAAVRQAVRAPFLRTDAGRLRQAPGEVLRGVDPADLDPEDLEFLVERAFDRHVGTGGLFGRVEDAAGLLDRVAAAGVDEVACMVDFDLETSTVHTGLGHLAALKDTWRAR, from the coding sequence GTGGATTTCAGTCTTTTCTGCTTCGCCCATGACGGAACCGGCGACACCCGGCGGATCCCCTACGACCTGCTACTCGAAGCAGCGCGGTTGGCGGACCGGCACGGGTTCGCCGCGGTGTGGGCCCCTGAACCGCACTTCCATCCGTTCGGCGGGCTCCGCCCCAACCCCGCGCAGGCGGCCGCCGCGGTCGCGGCCGTCACGGAGCGGGTCGAGATCCGGGCGGGGAGCGTCGTCGGCCCGGACTACGACCTGACCCGGTTCGCGCAGGAGTGGGCGACGGTCGACAACCTCTCCGGCGGCCGGGTGGCGCTGTCCTTCGGCCCCGGCTGGCCCGGCCCCGACTTCGTCCTGGCGCCGGAGGACTACCCGCAGCGCCGGGAAGCGCTCATGCGCACGCTCGGCACCGTGCGGCAGCTCTGGCACGAGGGCGCTACCGGCACCGGTGCCGACCGCATCTTCCCGGCCCCGGTGCGGCCCGAGGTACCGGTCTGGCTCACCAGCGCGGGCAGCGCCGGATCCTTCCGGGAGGCCGGTGAGCTCGGCGTGGGAGTCCTCACCCACCTGCTCTGCCAGAGCCTGGAGGAACTCGCCGAGAAGACAGCCGTCTACCGCGAGGCCTACACCGGGACGGGCGCGCCGCGGGTGGCGCTCCTGCTCCCCGCCCTCCTCGGGCCGGACCGCGCGGCGGTGCGGCAGGCCGTCCGCGCCCCGTTCCTGCGCACCGACGCGGGGCGGCTGCGGCAGGCCCCGGGTGAGGTGCTGCGCGGCGTGGATCCGGCGGACCTCGACCCGGAGGACCTGGAGTTCCTGGTCGAGCGCGCCTTCGACCGCCACGTCGGCACCGGGGGCCTGTTCGGCCGGGTGGAGGACGCCGCGGGGCTGCTGGACCGGGTCGCCGCGGCCGGCGTCGACGAGGTCGCCTGCATGGTCGACTTCGACCTGGAGACCAGCACCGTTCACACCGGCCTCGGGCACCTGGCGGCACTCAAGGACACCTGGCGGGCCCGGTGA
- a CDS encoding phosphopantetheine-binding protein — MAENSTPGNGEPDGGVSSAPAPPAPAGSGTEELLLRLFAQVLDRDDVGADAGFEDLRGDSIAAIRLVTAARKAGLALKVRDVFTHQSARRLARAVDGRSGA, encoded by the coding sequence ATGGCCGAGAACTCGACCCCGGGCAACGGCGAACCGGACGGCGGGGTGTCATCCGCCCCGGCACCACCGGCGCCGGCCGGTTCCGGGACCGAGGAACTCCTGCTCCGGCTGTTCGCGCAGGTGCTCGACCGCGACGACGTAGGCGCCGACGCCGGGTTCGAGGACCTGCGCGGGGACAGCATCGCCGCGATCCGGCTGGTCACCGCCGCCCGCAAGGCCGGCCTGGCGCTGAAGGTGCGGGACGTCTTCACGCACCAGAGCGCCAGGCGCCTCGCCCGTGCCGTCGACGGCCGTTCCGGGGCCTAG
- a CDS encoding class I SAM-dependent methyltransferase has product MDRSGTRALSFGEIAERYDRFRPGVPTAALDWLLPDGCRTVVDLAAGTGALTRSLVDRVPNVVAVEPDPRMREVLARGCPAALALPGTGEEMPLPDGRADAVLISMAWHWMDPDRAVPEIARVLRGGGRFGVLWNHRDVSVPWVAELDRFTRALRAREGGRGVVAPTGKAVDPPTGALFGPLEELRLTWTMTVTAEQLVGLLGTDATAALLPADARRAVDEQVAGYARDELGLSGDRTIELPVACRCLRTTRNPDTAA; this is encoded by the coding sequence ATGGACCGCAGCGGAACCCGGGCACTGTCCTTCGGGGAGATCGCCGAGCGTTACGACCGGTTCCGGCCCGGTGTGCCGACCGCGGCCCTGGACTGGCTTCTGCCGGACGGCTGCCGGACGGTGGTCGACCTCGCGGCCGGCACCGGCGCGCTGACCCGGAGCCTGGTGGACCGGGTTCCGAACGTCGTCGCGGTCGAGCCCGACCCGCGGATGCGCGAGGTCCTCGCCCGTGGCTGCCCGGCCGCGCTGGCACTGCCGGGCACCGGCGAGGAGATGCCGCTGCCGGACGGCCGGGCCGACGCGGTGCTGATCTCGATGGCCTGGCACTGGATGGACCCGGACCGCGCCGTCCCCGAGATCGCCCGGGTGCTGCGCGGCGGCGGCCGGTTCGGCGTGCTGTGGAACCACCGGGACGTGTCCGTCCCGTGGGTTGCCGAGCTCGACCGCTTCACCCGCGCGCTGCGTGCCCGGGAGGGCGGACGGGGCGTCGTGGCGCCGACCGGCAAGGCCGTCGACCCGCCGACCGGTGCGCTGTTCGGCCCGTTGGAGGAGCTGCGGCTGACCTGGACGATGACCGTCACCGCCGAGCAGCTGGTCGGGCTCCTGGGCACCGACGCCACCGCCGCCCTGCTGCCGGCCGATGCCCGGCGCGCCGTGGACGAGCAAGTGGCCGGGTACGCGCGGGACGAGCTGGGCCTGTCGGGGGACCGGACGATCGAGCTGCCGGTGGCCTGCCGTTGCCTGCGCACCACCAGGAACCCGGACACCGCGGCGTGA
- a CDS encoding xanthine dehydrogenase family protein molybdopterin-binding subunit: MSPFGTRVRRLEDARLLTSGGLFVDDLRVPELAGAAHATFVRSPVAHAVVTGVDASRARAHPGVLAVYTAADLDGLPAPRAFPGSVPGGEFLVEPLLAGERVRFVGEPVAIVLTDARYGGPDAAELVDVAYRRLPAVVGPARALLDDTLLFPQVGTNVADQRGRDGYDDAVFADADVVVDQEIANHRVACVPLECRATAAVFDGTRLTVWHSSQNAQRCRSTLAESLGIPLGAIRVVVPDVGGGFGAKIGIDRDAIAVAWAAWRSGTAVRWAESRAENLVAMTQGRAQLNRVRIGGRRDGTITAYRLDVVQDAGGYPRTATLAPVTCTMAPGVYDIAQVQAGYRVVVTNTTPVNKYRGAGRPEATAAVERAVDLFAAEIGMDPAEVRRRNLIAADAFPFRTRTGARYDSGAYQAALDTVLAAADYRALRAEQAARRDGGHRDLLGIGLCVYVEMTGGGGETAEVAVAADGRVTVLTGSSTQGQGHRTAWSTLVGDALGIPLDRIDVVHGDTDLIPKAVGTYSSRSLQLGGSAVRKAAHEVREQARRCAAELLGASAAEVVLDTGSGTWYPVGDPGRALTWAQVAGRGPAGRIGAAVEFEAEHPTFPFGAHLSVVEVDTETGLTTVLRHVTVDDAGPVLNPVLAEGQRHGGIAQGIAQALFEEVRHDRSGNPLGATLADYPAVAAADLPDFELAAGETPTDVNPLGVKGIGESGTIGSTPAVQNAVIDAVAHLGVRHIDMPLTPQRVWAAITRAGRAGRSPQ; this comes from the coding sequence GTGAGTCCCTTCGGCACCCGGGTGCGGCGTCTGGAGGACGCGCGCCTGCTCACCTCGGGCGGCCTCTTCGTCGACGACCTGAGGGTGCCCGAACTCGCCGGGGCGGCCCACGCGACCTTCGTGAGGTCCCCGGTCGCGCACGCGGTGGTCACCGGCGTCGACGCGTCCCGGGCGCGGGCCCACCCAGGCGTGCTGGCCGTCTACACGGCTGCTGACCTGGACGGCCTGCCGGCGCCCAGAGCCTTCCCCGGCTCGGTGCCGGGCGGGGAGTTCCTGGTCGAGCCGCTGCTCGCCGGGGAGCGGGTCCGGTTCGTGGGCGAGCCGGTCGCGATCGTGCTCACCGACGCGCGGTACGGCGGCCCGGACGCCGCGGAGCTCGTCGACGTGGCGTACCGGCGGCTGCCAGCCGTGGTCGGGCCCGCCCGGGCGCTGCTCGACGACACCCTGCTGTTCCCGCAGGTCGGGACGAACGTCGCCGACCAGCGCGGCCGTGACGGCTACGACGACGCGGTCTTCGCCGACGCTGACGTGGTCGTCGACCAGGAGATCGCGAACCACCGGGTGGCCTGTGTCCCGCTGGAGTGCCGCGCGACCGCGGCGGTCTTCGACGGCACCCGGCTCACCGTCTGGCACAGCAGCCAGAACGCCCAGCGCTGCCGGAGCACCCTCGCCGAGTCACTGGGCATCCCGCTCGGGGCGATCCGGGTGGTCGTCCCCGATGTCGGCGGCGGGTTCGGCGCGAAGATCGGCATCGACCGGGACGCGATCGCCGTCGCGTGGGCGGCTTGGAGGTCGGGAACCGCCGTGCGGTGGGCGGAGAGCCGGGCCGAGAACCTGGTCGCCATGACCCAGGGGCGGGCCCAGCTCAACCGCGTCCGGATCGGCGGCCGGCGCGACGGCACGATCACGGCCTATCGCCTGGACGTGGTCCAGGACGCGGGCGGCTACCCGCGCACCGCCACCCTCGCCCCGGTGACCTGCACGATGGCTCCCGGCGTGTACGACATCGCGCAGGTGCAGGCCGGGTACCGGGTCGTCGTCACGAACACCACCCCCGTCAACAAGTACCGCGGCGCGGGCCGGCCGGAGGCCACGGCCGCCGTCGAGCGGGCGGTGGACCTGTTCGCCGCCGAGATCGGCATGGATCCGGCCGAGGTCCGCCGCCGCAACCTGATCGCCGCGGACGCGTTCCCGTTCCGGACCCGGACGGGGGCCCGCTACGACTCCGGCGCCTACCAGGCGGCCCTGGACACGGTCCTGGCCGCCGCCGACTACCGCGCGCTGCGGGCCGAGCAGGCCGCGCGCCGGGACGGCGGCCACCGCGACCTGCTGGGCATCGGCCTGTGCGTCTACGTGGAGATGACCGGCGGCGGTGGCGAGACCGCCGAGGTGGCCGTCGCTGCCGACGGCCGGGTGACGGTGCTGACCGGCAGTTCGACGCAGGGCCAGGGGCACCGGACCGCTTGGTCGACGCTGGTCGGGGACGCGCTGGGCATCCCGCTCGACCGGATCGACGTCGTGCACGGGGACACCGACCTGATCCCGAAGGCGGTCGGCACCTACTCCAGCCGGTCGCTGCAACTCGGCGGCTCCGCGGTGCGCAAGGCCGCCCACGAGGTCCGGGAGCAGGCCCGGCGGTGCGCCGCCGAGCTGCTCGGCGCCAGTGCGGCCGAGGTGGTGCTCGACACCGGCTCCGGCACCTGGTACCCGGTCGGCGACCCCGGCCGCGCGCTGACCTGGGCGCAGGTGGCCGGCCGTGGGCCGGCCGGGCGGATCGGTGCGGCCGTCGAGTTCGAGGCGGAGCACCCGACCTTCCCGTTCGGCGCGCACCTGTCGGTGGTCGAGGTGGACACCGAGACGGGGCTGACCACGGTGTTGCGCCACGTCACGGTGGACGACGCCGGGCCGGTGCTCAACCCGGTGCTGGCCGAGGGCCAGCGCCACGGCGGCATCGCGCAGGGCATCGCGCAGGCGCTGTTCGAGGAGGTCCGCCACGACCGGAGTGGAAATCCGCTCGGCGCGACGCTCGCGGACTACCCGGCCGTGGCGGCCGCCGATCTGCCGGACTTCGAGCTGGCGGCCGGCGAGACGCCCACCGACGTCAACCCGCTCGGCGTCAAGGGGATCGGCGAGTCGGGGACGATCGGCTCCACCCCCGCGGTGCAGAACGCGGTCATCGACGCGGTCGCCCACCTGGGCGTCCGGCACATCGACATGCCGCTGACGCCGCAGCGCGTCTGGGCGGCGATCACGCGGGCCGGCCGAGCGGGCCGGTCGCCGCAGTGA
- a CDS encoding FkbM family methyltransferase, with product MAGPAPRTVRDLPAHTADLMTSQERRRLLLRDVDLVIDGGANGGQYARWLRQCGYRGEIVSFEPASATFAVLAEAARADDAWHCRNVALGEADGQVLLHLTRTSLGSSVLRRTELPARVWPHDTEAGTELVPVRSLRSLWGELGCQGRRVYLKLDVEGAELAVLRGAGPVLDQVALLELELPLVPMHHGAPTFGEMLDFLTARGFSMVALEQNHSGDDTTGQMLMIDGIFRSGSVRAG from the coding sequence ATGGCCGGTCCGGCCCCACGCACGGTCCGGGACCTCCCGGCGCACACCGCCGACCTGATGACCTCGCAGGAGCGGCGACGCCTGCTGCTGCGGGACGTCGACCTGGTCATCGACGGCGGCGCGAACGGTGGTCAGTACGCGAGGTGGTTGCGCCAGTGCGGTTACCGAGGGGAGATCGTTTCGTTCGAGCCGGCCTCCGCGACCTTCGCGGTGCTCGCCGAGGCAGCCCGCGCGGACGATGCCTGGCACTGCCGCAACGTGGCGCTCGGGGAGGCGGACGGCCAGGTCCTGCTGCACCTGACCCGCACCTCGCTCGGTTCCTCGGTGCTGCGGCGCACGGAGCTGCCCGCGCGGGTGTGGCCGCACGACACCGAGGCCGGCACGGAGCTGGTGCCAGTGCGGTCGCTGCGCTCGCTCTGGGGCGAACTGGGCTGCCAGGGGCGCAGGGTGTACCTGAAGCTCGACGTGGAGGGTGCCGAGCTGGCCGTCCTGCGGGGCGCGGGGCCGGTCCTCGACCAGGTCGCGCTGCTCGAACTGGAGCTGCCGCTGGTCCCGATGCACCACGGCGCGCCGACGTTCGGGGAGATGCTGGACTTCCTCACCGCACGGGGCTTCTCGATGGTCGCCCTGGAGCAGAACCACAGCGGCGACGACACGACCGGTCAGATGCTGATGATCGACGGCATCTTCCGGTCCGGAAGCGTGAGGGCCGGGTGA
- a CDS encoding (2Fe-2S)-binding protein — MNRITVTVDGRVHQDEVEPRLLLAHYLRDRLDLTATRICCDTGNCGACTVDLDGLSVKSCSVLAVQADGCEVTTAQGLAQDGAWHPLQRSFHEQHALQCGYCTPGMIMAARDLLRHDPDPDPDAVRDALRGNLCRCTGYQNIVRAVLAAAPGRVAAACGDGAPQ, encoded by the coding sequence GTGAACCGGATCACCGTGACGGTGGACGGCAGGGTCCACCAGGACGAGGTGGAGCCCCGGCTCCTGCTCGCCCACTACCTGCGCGACCGGCTGGACCTGACCGCCACCCGGATCTGCTGCGACACCGGCAACTGCGGGGCGTGCACGGTCGATCTGGACGGTCTGAGCGTCAAGAGCTGCTCGGTCCTGGCAGTCCAGGCGGACGGCTGCGAGGTGACCACCGCCCAGGGGCTGGCCCAGGACGGCGCCTGGCACCCGCTGCAGCGCTCGTTCCACGAGCAGCACGCCCTTCAGTGCGGCTACTGCACCCCCGGCATGATCATGGCGGCCCGCGACCTGTTGCGGCACGACCCGGACCCGGACCCGGATGCGGTCCGGGACGCGCTGCGGGGCAACCTCTGCCGCTGCACCGGCTACCAGAACATCGTCCGGGCCGTGCTCGCCGCGGCGCCCGGCCGGGTGGCGGCCGCCTGCGGGGACGGGGCGCCGCAATGA
- a CDS encoding FAD binding domain-containing protein yields the protein MIPAAFDYARPTSVEEAVRVLAEGGPGATVLAGGQSLLPMLRLRRAAPTLLVDVGRVPGMRGVRREVGRLVIGAMTTHHEVLHDPLVRRHAPLLAAATRTVGDPAVRHRGTLGGSLAHADPAADLPPAVLALDAELVAQGPHGRRTLPAGEFFAGRLRTALEPGELLVEIRVPELGADWGFHYEKFRHCAQAAAVVGVAAAVRRGSGGIVQARIGLANMGATPLRALAVEAALAGADATAAAVDRAAGAAAEGAAPPVDRGVDTEYRDHLARVLTRRAVLAAAGERGWRA from the coding sequence ATGATCCCCGCAGCGTTCGACTACGCCCGCCCGACCAGCGTCGAGGAGGCCGTCCGGGTGCTGGCCGAGGGCGGCCCGGGCGCGACGGTACTGGCCGGCGGCCAGAGCCTGCTGCCGATGCTGCGCCTGCGCCGCGCTGCCCCGACGCTCCTGGTGGATGTCGGCCGGGTGCCGGGGATGCGCGGTGTCCGGCGGGAGGTCGGCCGGCTCGTGATCGGCGCCATGACGACCCATCACGAGGTCCTGCACGACCCGCTGGTCCGCCGGCACGCGCCGCTGCTGGCCGCCGCGACCCGCACGGTCGGCGACCCCGCCGTGCGCCACCGCGGCACGCTCGGCGGTTCGCTCGCCCACGCTGACCCGGCCGCCGACCTGCCGCCGGCGGTGCTGGCGCTGGACGCCGAGCTGGTGGCGCAGGGTCCGCACGGGCGGCGCACCCTCCCGGCCGGCGAGTTCTTCGCCGGGCGCCTGCGGACCGCGCTCGAACCCGGGGAACTGCTCGTCGAGATCCGGGTGCCCGAGCTCGGTGCGGACTGGGGGTTCCACTACGAGAAGTTCCGGCACTGCGCGCAGGCCGCCGCGGTGGTCGGCGTGGCGGCGGCGGTGCGCCGCGGGAGCGGCGGCATCGTGCAGGCACGGATCGGACTGGCGAACATGGGGGCCACCCCGCTGCGGGCGCTCGCGGTCGAGGCCGCACTGGCCGGTGCGGACGCCACCGCGGCGGCCGTGGACCGGGCCGCCGGTGCGGCGGCCGAGGGCGCCGCACCGCCGGTCGACCGGGGCGTCGACACCGAGTACCGGGACCACCTGGCCCGGGTGCTGACGCGCCGTGCGGTGCTCGCCGCGGCAGGGGAGCGGGGGTGGCGGGCATGA
- a CDS encoding serine hydrolase domain-containing protein, with the protein MTPSGFSPTRLARLGDVLKRHVGAGHVPGALALVARRGEVHVVATGRLAFEGEGSGTPMAGDTVVRVTSWTKQLVAACAMTLVEDGTLRLDDPVDGFLPELAGMRVLADPAGPLDDTVAAERPTTLRDLLTCRLGTGAILAEPGAVPLADALNALELADRPGGQLLSPDEWIRRLGALPLAHQPGERWMYHISPIVLGVLVARAAGRPLGEALRERICEPLGMKDTGIGIDAGSAARLATAYTHDEATGALAVEHGPDWLRHRLPVFKTGGSGLVTTADDFLAFTSALLAGGIHRGERVLSPQSVALMTTDHLTRRQREASTLVWTPVFQQHFGWGFGMAVNLRRNHLAPSVGSYGWYGKYGTGWFNDPARDLTAMLVTQSTATFRHRVFPQVWAAAYRALDD; encoded by the coding sequence ATGACCCCGAGCGGCTTCTCGCCGACCCGGTTGGCCCGGCTGGGCGATGTGCTCAAGCGCCACGTCGGGGCCGGCCACGTGCCGGGGGCGCTGGCCCTGGTGGCCCGCCGCGGCGAGGTGCACGTCGTGGCGACGGGCCGACTCGCCTTCGAGGGCGAGGGTTCGGGAACGCCGATGGCGGGCGACACCGTCGTGCGCGTCACGTCCTGGACGAAGCAGCTCGTCGCCGCCTGCGCGATGACACTGGTCGAGGACGGCACGCTGCGGCTCGACGACCCGGTCGACGGGTTCCTCCCGGAGCTCGCCGGCATGCGGGTGCTCGCCGATCCGGCCGGGCCGTTGGACGACACCGTCGCGGCCGAGCGGCCGACGACGCTGCGGGACCTGCTCACCTGCCGCCTGGGCACCGGTGCGATCCTCGCCGAGCCGGGCGCGGTCCCGCTCGCCGACGCCCTGAACGCCCTGGAGCTGGCGGACCGTCCGGGCGGTCAGCTGCTGTCGCCGGACGAGTGGATCCGCCGGCTCGGTGCGCTGCCGCTGGCCCACCAGCCGGGTGAGCGCTGGATGTACCACATCAGCCCGATCGTGCTGGGCGTGCTGGTCGCCCGGGCCGCCGGACGTCCCCTCGGGGAGGCGTTGCGCGAGCGGATCTGCGAGCCGCTCGGGATGAAGGACACCGGTATCGGCATCGACGCCGGGAGCGCGGCGCGGTTGGCGACCGCCTACACGCACGACGAGGCCACCGGCGCGCTCGCCGTCGAGCACGGCCCCGACTGGCTCCGGCACCGATTGCCGGTGTTCAAGACGGGCGGCAGCGGGCTGGTCACCACCGCCGACGACTTCCTGGCCTTCACCTCGGCCCTGCTGGCCGGCGGGATCCACCGGGGCGAACGGGTCCTGTCGCCGCAGTCGGTGGCGCTGATGACGACCGATCACCTGACGCGGCGCCAGCGGGAGGCTTCCACGCTGGTCTGGACACCGGTCTTCCAGCAGCACTTCGGCTGGGGCTTCGGGATGGCGGTCAACCTGCGCCGCAACCACCTGGCGCCCTCGGTCGGGAGCTACGGGTGGTACGGCAAGTACGGCACCGGCTGGTTCAACGATCCGGCCCGGGACCTGACGGCGATGCTCGTCACCCAGAGCACGGCGACGTTCCGGCACCGGGTCTTCCCCCAGGTGTGGGCGGCCGCCTACCGTGCGCTCGACGACTGA
- the rfbA gene encoding glucose-1-phosphate thymidylyltransferase RfbA: protein MRGIILAGGSGARLRPLTNVHSKQLLPVYDKPMVYYPLALLMQAGIREVLVISTPQHLGLYRELLGDGSRLGITLEYAVQEAPEGLAQALLIGRGFIGSGAVCLVLGDNIFYGHRLPDLLRAEAERLDGCTLFGYPVGDPERYGVAEVDGDGAIVGLVEKPSRPSSNLAVTGLYMYGNEAVDRAAELAPSARGELEITDLNLTFVRENRARLVNLGRGCAWFDTGTHDSLLEASLFVQLLEKRQGIRISCLEEVAYRMGYISREQLALAGKELSDSSGYGRYVLALADA, encoded by the coding sequence ATGCGCGGCATCATCCTGGCCGGCGGATCCGGCGCCCGGCTGCGTCCGCTGACCAACGTGCACTCCAAGCAGCTGCTCCCGGTCTACGACAAGCCGATGGTCTACTACCCGCTCGCCCTGCTGATGCAGGCGGGCATCCGCGAGGTCCTGGTCATCTCAACGCCGCAGCACCTCGGGCTCTACCGCGAGCTGCTGGGCGACGGGAGCAGGCTCGGCATCACCCTGGAGTACGCCGTCCAGGAGGCGCCCGAGGGGCTCGCGCAGGCCCTGCTGATCGGCCGCGGGTTCATCGGCTCCGGCGCCGTCTGCCTGGTGCTGGGCGACAACATCTTCTACGGGCACCGGCTGCCCGACCTGCTCCGCGCGGAGGCCGAACGGCTCGACGGCTGCACGCTGTTCGGCTACCCGGTCGGCGACCCCGAGCGGTACGGCGTCGCCGAGGTCGACGGCGACGGCGCCATCGTCGGCCTGGTGGAGAAGCCGAGCCGCCCCAGTTCCAACCTGGCGGTGACCGGCCTGTACATGTACGGCAACGAGGCCGTGGACCGCGCGGCCGAGCTCGCCCCGTCGGCCCGCGGCGAACTGGAGATCACCGACCTCAACCTCACCTTCGTGCGGGAGAACCGGGCCCGGCTGGTCAACCTCGGCCGCGGCTGCGCCTGGTTCGACACCGGGACCCACGACAGCCTGCTGGAGGCCTCGCTCTTCGTCCAGCTGCTGGAGAAGCGCCAGGGCATCCGGATCTCCTGCCTGGAGGAAGTGGCCTACCGGATGGGGTACATCAGCCGCGAGCAGCTCGCACTGGCCGGCAAGGAACTGTCCGACTCGTCAGGCTACGGGCGCTACGTGCTGGCGCTGGCTGACGCCTGA
- the rfbB gene encoding dTDP-glucose 4,6-dehydratase has protein sequence MHILVTGGAGFIGSTYVRRLLTGGLGTDVSGVTVLDKLTYAGNLENLAPVSGDSRLRFVHGDIADRELVPQLLSEADAVVNFAAESHVDRSIGDSTEFIRTNVLGTHNLLRAALQQGLPRFLQVSTDEVYGSIAEGSWTEESPLEPNSPYAAAKASADLLVRSYARTHGLNASITRCGNNYGPYQFPEKLVPAFVTALLRGGTVPLYGDGLNVRDWLHVDDHCRGIQLVLDRGAPGEVYHIGGGRELSNREVTGMLLRTLGRDWSSVRPVADRKGHDRRYSLDDAKLRGLGYRPRVGFEEGLRQTIAWYRENPSWWRPLLDPGEQA, from the coding sequence ATGCACATCCTGGTGACCGGTGGCGCCGGATTCATCGGCAGCACCTACGTGCGCCGACTGCTCACCGGCGGTCTCGGCACCGACGTCTCCGGTGTCACCGTCCTGGACAAGCTGACCTACGCGGGCAACCTGGAGAACCTCGCGCCGGTCTCCGGCGACTCCAGGCTGCGGTTCGTCCACGGGGACATCGCGGACCGGGAACTGGTGCCGCAGCTGCTCTCCGAGGCCGACGCCGTGGTGAACTTCGCGGCCGAATCCCACGTGGACCGCTCCATCGGGGACTCGACCGAGTTCATCCGCACCAACGTCCTCGGCACCCACAACCTGCTGCGCGCGGCCCTGCAGCAGGGCCTGCCGCGGTTCCTCCAGGTATCCACCGACGAGGTGTACGGGTCGATCGCCGAGGGCTCGTGGACCGAGGAGTCGCCGCTCGAACCCAATTCGCCGTACGCGGCGGCGAAGGCGAGCGCGGACCTGCTGGTCCGCTCCTACGCCCGCACCCACGGCCTGAACGCGAGCATCACCCGGTGCGGCAACAACTACGGCCCCTACCAGTTCCCCGAGAAGCTCGTGCCGGCCTTCGTCACCGCGCTGCTGCGCGGCGGCACCGTGCCGCTCTACGGCGACGGCCTGAACGTGCGGGACTGGCTGCACGTCGACGACCACTGCCGCGGCATCCAGCTGGTGCTCGACCGGGGTGCGCCCGGCGAGGTCTACCACATCGGCGGCGGAAGGGAGTTGTCCAACCGGGAGGTCACCGGGATGCTGCTGCGGACACTCGGGCGGGACTGGAGCTCGGTCCGGCCGGTCGCCGACCGCAAGGGCCACGACCGCCGCTACTCGCTCGACGACGCCAAGCTGCGCGGGCTCGGCTACCGGCCACGGGTCGGCTTCGAGGAGGGCCTGCGGCAGACCATCGCCTGGTACCGGGAGAACCCGTCCTGGTGGCGGCCGCTGCTCGACCCCGGCGAGCAGGCGTGA
- a CDS encoding response regulator transcription factor — protein sequence MTPNKESSTLVRAPGPTGRNAAAIRDAAFPQWRGAATAGGIGSRDEIERIHSGISALSAREFEVLRLVATGMTNYSIGLELGISERTAREHIARIMLKLRVGSRVEIAVVSTKWDFFTLAGRGQLREPGEAARGERTDRGA from the coding sequence ATGACGCCAAACAAGGAATCATCGACGCTCGTGCGCGCTCCGGGGCCGACCGGGAGGAATGCGGCCGCCATCCGCGACGCGGCATTTCCGCAATGGCGCGGCGCGGCGACCGCCGGGGGCATCGGATCGCGTGACGAGATCGAGCGGATCCACTCCGGGATCTCCGCGCTGAGCGCTCGGGAGTTCGAGGTCCTCCGGCTGGTCGCCACCGGGATGACCAACTACAGCATCGGCCTGGAACTGGGCATCTCCGAACGGACGGCACGCGAGCACATCGCCCGCATCATGCTGAAGCTCCGGGTGGGCTCCCGGGTCGAGATCGCCGTCGTCTCCACCAAGTGGGACTTCTTCACCCTGGCGGGCCGGGGGCAGCTCCGGGAGCCCGGTGAGGCGGCCCGCGGGGAGCGGACCGACCGCGGGGCCTAG